One segment of Nostoc flagelliforme CCNUN1 DNA contains the following:
- a CDS encoding transposase, protein MTQEKLCCGRNVKVIDGSTVSMPDTQENQKEYPQHSSQKEGCGFPIAKIGVIFSLVTGAAVALCIDVMNTHDIKLARRLYSFLKPNDVLLGDRAFCAYADMFAITKLGCDAVFRKHQSRTTT, encoded by the coding sequence GTGACCCAAGAAAAATTATGCTGTGGTCGGAATGTAAAAGTAATAGATGGCTCAACTGTATCCATGCCTGACACACAAGAAAACCAAAAAGAATATCCTCAACACAGTAGTCAAAAAGAGGGGTGTGGGTTCCCAATTGCTAAAATTGGTGTGATATTCAGTTTAGTGACGGGAGCCGCCGTTGCTTTGTGCATCGATGTTATGAACACTCATGATATCAAATTAGCCAGGAGGTTATACAGTTTCCTCAAACCAAATGATGTACTTTTAGGGGATAGAGCTTTTTGCGCTTACGCTGATATGTTTGCTATTACCAAACTTGGTTGTGATGCGGTATTTCGTAAGCATCAATCTCGCACAACAACCTAG
- a CDS encoding rRNA adenine N-6-methyltransferase family protein, which yields MNIQTNLFTSSTGDEDLLENVAPPKKPVTQSDLQLSARFREMAEALQVSIDEKSNPAVLSGSITARKLRIGKVIEQDGEYLGQIQRCLLAMSAALEDGTIPLPLTRVKTRALVEQIYCKETTPESRLVAAGLGNKAKFQEARAALLELLEKYPIVVDPEKERQRELRRLQQWVAVANIPGYFPTPPEVVKRIIKALDLTPGMTVLEPSAGSGHIAQALFDLGCEVDCVELDDGLVKLLTLKGFKVYHQDFLTYRGTYSRIAMNPDFRSNGDISHIRHAYDNCLDDGGILVSVCSSGAFFRSTRTETMFRDWVDRIGGVVKTLPKDAFRKGDRPVGVSTELVTLRK from the coding sequence ATGAATATCCAAACTAACTTATTCACCTCGTCCACAGGTGACGAGGATTTACTTGAGAATGTAGCACCGCCCAAAAAGCCAGTCACTCAGTCCGATTTGCAACTATCAGCCCGATTCCGAGAAATGGCAGAAGCATTGCAAGTATCCATTGACGAAAAAAGCAATCCTGCCGTTCTCAGTGGGAGCATAACAGCCAGGAAGCTAAGAATAGGGAAGGTTATAGAACAAGATGGCGAATATCTAGGGCAAATTCAGCGATGCCTCCTGGCGATGTCTGCCGCCCTTGAGGACGGAACGATACCTTTACCCCTGACACGGGTTAAAACCCGTGCCTTGGTTGAGCAAATCTACTGCAAAGAAACGACACCCGAATCTCGCCTAGTTGCGGCGGGACTGGGCAACAAAGCAAAATTCCAAGAAGCCCGCGCCGCTCTATTAGAACTGCTGGAAAAGTATCCGATAGTCGTTGACCCTGAAAAGGAGAGACAGCGCGAACTACGGCGGTTGCAGCAGTGGGTAGCCGTCGCCAATATCCCCGGCTACTTTCCGACCCCTCCTGAAGTGGTTAAACGGATAATCAAAGCGCTTGACCTCACGCCGGGGATGACCGTTTTAGAGCCTTCAGCAGGCTCAGGACATATCGCTCAAGCTTTATTCGACCTCGGTTGCGAGGTTGATTGTGTAGAGCTTGATGATGGTTTAGTCAAGCTATTAACCCTCAAGGGATTCAAAGTCTACCATCAAGACTTTTTGACTTACCGAGGAACGTACTCTCGCATTGCAATGAATCCTGATTTTAGAAGTAATGGGGACATAAGCCATATCCGCCATGCTTATGACAATTGTCTAGACGATGGCGGCATTTTAGTGTCGGTCTGTTCGAGTGGTGCTTTTTTCCGCTCAACAAGAACTGAAACTATGTTCCGTGATTGGGTTGATCGTATTGGTGGTGTTGTTAAAACATTGCCGAAAGATGCCTTTAGAAAGGGCGATCGCCCTGTGGGTGTCTCGACAGAATTAGTAACTCTAAGAAAATGA
- a CDS encoding NF041680 family putative transposase — protein sequence MPKFNYNQLITQFQDFRQKIYNCFESCSDACMNLLDALAGNTGANSIAELSLNPLFPRSYNSIYKAISESFNTTSQDTSNKVEEAEEEKDNLIRVISELIDQPQKRPFYLFATDTTPHPRPYAKTLAERGYIYQPNTIKGNKPINIGHSYSILSILPEKKNANAAPWSIPISGERVSLDKSSVEVGSEQIQALMCDSSLHWHEKLCVLVADSAYSQRSFLFEQSKHQNLVIVARCRSNRIFYQSPPVEESKKKRGCPKKYGERFDLADAETWHLPDETTQTQQTTRKGRLLNITILAWHQMLMRGTKEQKMYRHPFTLIRVHVTDNTGNSVWKPMWLIVIGNQRQQISATVAYQSFRQRFDIEHMFRFCKQHLLMTEFQTPDVKHEENWIRLVMLAYAQLWASKDLATHLPRPWERYLKPESDTIMTPSAVQRDFQRIISEIGTPARSPKTRGNSIGRVQGQAQTQRTKHPIVKKQSKPTPDKQKAA from the coding sequence ATGCCGAAATTTAATTACAATCAATTAATAACGCAATTCCAAGATTTTCGACAAAAAATTTACAACTGTTTTGAATCGTGCAGTGATGCCTGTATGAATTTGTTGGATGCGCTTGCGGGTAATACAGGAGCCAATTCAATTGCTGAGTTATCTTTAAATCCTTTGTTTCCTAGAAGCTATAACTCTATTTATAAAGCAATATCTGAATCATTTAATACAACTAGTCAGGATACGAGCAATAAAGTTGAAGAAGCAGAAGAAGAAAAAGATAACTTAATTAGGGTAATATCTGAGTTAATTGACCAACCACAAAAACGCCCTTTTTACTTATTCGCAACTGATACAACACCACATCCGCGTCCTTACGCTAAAACTTTAGCTGAACGTGGGTATATTTATCAGCCGAATACAATAAAAGGTAACAAACCTATTAATATTGGTCATTCTTATTCGATACTTTCTATCTTACCAGAGAAAAAAAATGCTAATGCTGCACCTTGGTCAATACCAATATCAGGAGAAAGGGTATCCCTTGATAAAAGTAGCGTTGAAGTAGGAAGCGAACAGATTCAAGCACTAATGTGCGATTCATCACTTCATTGGCATGAAAAATTGTGCGTATTAGTAGCAGATAGTGCTTATAGCCAACGTTCATTTCTCTTTGAGCAGTCCAAACACCAAAATTTGGTAATCGTCGCTAGATGCCGTAGTAATCGAATTTTCTACCAATCTCCACCCGTTGAGGAGTCAAAGAAAAAACGTGGCTGTCCAAAAAAATACGGTGAGCGGTTTGATTTGGCTGATGCTGAAACTTGGCATCTTCCGGACGAGACAACACAAACACAGCAGACAACTCGTAAGGGTCGCCTTTTAAACATTACTATCCTTGCTTGGCATCAAATGTTGATGAGGGGAACTAAGGAGCAAAAAATGTACCGTCATCCCTTCACCCTTATTAGGGTTCATGTAACTGATAATACTGGTAATTCTGTTTGGAAACCCATGTGGTTAATTGTCATCGGCAACCAACGTCAACAAATCTCAGCTACTGTTGCTTACCAAAGTTTCAGACAGAGGTTTGATATTGAACACATGTTCCGTTTCTGCAAACAACATTTGTTGATGACGGAGTTTCAAACTCCAGATGTCAAACACGAGGAAAATTGGATACGCTTAGTAATGCTCGCTTACGCACAACTCTGGGCGTCAAAAGATTTAGCAACACACTTACCTAGACCCTGGGAGCGTTATTTAAAACCTGAAAGTGATACAATCATGACTCCCAGTGCCGTACAACGCGATTTTCAAAGAATTATTTCCGAGATTGGTACACCCGCCCGTTCTCCCAAAACCCGAGGAAATTCAATCGGTCGAGTTCAAGGTCAGGCTCAAACGCAACGAACTAAGCATCCTATTGTCAAGAAGCAGTCAAAACCAACACCTGATAAACAAAAAGCCGCGTAA